From the Anopheles merus strain MAF chromosome 2L, AmerM5.1, whole genome shotgun sequence genome, the window AAGTAGGTCCGCTCAGTTTTATCCGGAATCgtttggaatcgtccggaatcgcctggaatgatccggagtcgtccggaatcggttgGAGTAGTTGAGAGCtcgagttgtccggagtcgtcggagttgtccggaatcGGTTGGAGTCGGCTttcgaaacaaaggcctgtATACGAAGTGCACGCGTAAagtgaaatacaaaaaaaaacagaacaaaatgaAATCCCTAATCACAAGTACATTACACTGGACGGCTCCTATTTGCTCCGACCGACTCCGATCTACTCTGGACGATTCTGAataactccgactccggtcaACTACGGccggctccggacgactctggatgactctggacgactttagacgactctgaacgactccagacgactctgaacgactccggacgactccggacgactccggacgactccggacgactccgaatgactacGATTTCAAaagactccaaacgactccagaagactccgtacgactccggacgactccaaacgcctttggacgactctgggcgactctggacgactaaGGATGATTCCGACTCCGTGCGGAACTACTACTTCGGATTTTGCCAGAGTCAGtgtcggactaacaatagccaGAGTAGGATCGGAACCGTGGGTGCGCTTGAAAGGGCACATCACTATTTTAAACCACCTCATTTTCTAACGCAAGGGGCATGCTCATATCGAAATTCACGTCAAAATCATCCCTGATGGGAATGATTATTACCGACAAGCATTATAAAGACAAATCTAATCTGGCTCTCATGTCATAAGGAATGCAGAAGCACTGCTGAATTCATTATCTCATTAATATTGTTGTCTGTGTAGACGTCATTGGGCTGAAAGGAATGAAAGGAAACACAACACAATTCTATGTTGCCGCTGAATGTTGAATGTTTGCATGAGTGTCCTGAACATTGAATGAGAAATGTAccttttatgattattttataTATTAATGCTTTTATTCTCCATCCTTCTTATCCGTCCAGGTGTGGGCAAAACGAGCCTGGTGGTGCGGTATGTCTCGAACGTGTACACGAAGGAAATATCGCCCACGATCGGTGCGTCCTTTTTCACCTGCAAGGTCAATCTGGAGGACTTTAAAGTAAAGATGCAGGtatgtaatttaatttaaaaaaacacacacacttccattACTTTATTTACAATTTATCTTACCACGGCCAGGTTTGGGATACGGCGGGCCAGGAGCGGTTCAAAGCGATGGCCCCGCTGTACTATCGCAACGCGAACGCCGCCCTGCTCGTGTTCGATCTCACGCAGTACAACTCGTTCAACGAAATCAAGGGCTGGGTACAGGAGCTGCAACGGAACGTGCAGGAACCGATGGTACTGTCGCTCGTCGGCAACAAGCTCGACCTGGAAGCGAAACGTGCCGTCTCCCGGGAAGAGGCTATGCTGTACGCGAACTCGATCGGGGGCAACTACTTCGAAACGTCCGCCTTACACGATCAGGTACTacgttttctgtgtgtttgtgtgcgtatcTATGCATTTGAAAGGATTTTTAATGCCgcattttctctcttttcgttGGCTTGTGCACAGGGTATTGAGCAAGTGTTCATATCGATAGCGGTAGGATTAATTAAACTGTCCGGCGAGGACGTCTGCTCGTCGCTGAAGCGGTACGAATCGAACGATTCGCTCGTACTGTCCGGATATTCAACGAGTAAGCCATCGCAAACGTTCCGTCTTGCTTTTCTTCGCACACAAAAGCTAATCTATTTTTCTCCTTCCAGGAGTAAACGGTGTCGTGCAGATGGGCATTCCGGTGGAAAATGACAGTATATTAAGCGACGGTATGGGCAGGCTGGAGACGCCTTCCTGGAGCCGGGACCACATAGCGCACGGTGACGAGCAGCGGGTCGGTTGGTGCTGCTATTAACACGGTTACTCCGCTGGACACGACAACACGGCTTCTCTACACCGGGCACACCGGCATGACGCATAGACAAGTGCGCCCGCGCGCGCTCACGGAGAACCGCGCGAGCCTGTGAAGAACGAGGGGATTTCAGACAGATTTGTGATAgctttttatatttatatacacatatacacacagacacacagacacactccgACACAGCCAGCACACATGAACAAAGGCGAGAAACACCACTCAACTCTTCTAGATGACATAGTAGAAACGAAAGCAGGGGAGTCCCCcgtggtgtttgtgtttgctggCTCGGTGGGTGACGATGGCTCGAACTCGCTTTGTAAAACTGTTTGTTAGAGAAGTTGGAAGCAAATCATTTCATTGAACCCGCTACATTATGTGTGATAAGAAAATGGGGAGTAAAAGCACGTGCTTGCGAGAGGATAGATAAACTGAAAGagtaagaaagagagagtttGGAAGGGAAAGGGACATGCTGCTAGCTTATCGTTTCGCAGTTTCAgacgcatgtgtgtgtgtgggatttACAGCAAGAATTTAGAGCAGAACGAACTATACGCGACACACTTCCTCTAAGCTTATTGAGAGGGACTTAGGGTTTAGGGGTTCGAAGGAAAGGGTGTTTCGGTAGTTTTCCCACCTCACAGGCGCACCCAGCGTATGACGACGCAGTACTATAGGAAGGGGCAGGACGCAGATAAAGCGGGTGAGCTGTGTTCGGGTCGAGTGGGGCaacgatgttttgtttttgcagctGGCACCACCGTGACACGTGAATAGATCTCTTccacaagtgtgtgtgtgcagattAATTCGATCCGATGCGTCTGCTGACGCGTCACACGTAAGACGAAAGCGAAGACCAATGCTAACACCAAGTGCGCTCATATcgatatatttattatttaagtCAAAAAGTCAATTATTTTCCCAATCATCTCGATGCTGCTGGACGCCGTTTCCGCCCCATTCCATTGTTGACCCTTCATCATTGTATGTATATGGCTTGCATTTTCATTCATATTATTCTGTTTTTCCGGCGCCTCGTTGTTCGGATTCGTacagtcttttttttttaataaacattttGCGAAGAGCTGTATTAAAAAAGGCaagattgtttttaaaaaatcgaaagaaaaaataccGTTTTATTACTGTTTAAGAGGTCATTCGAAAATATTCGATTCTGGGATCGATTCCGATtgtggaaccgattccgaagGATAATGATTATCAATTCCAAAACGATTCTGGAACTGATTCCAATTCTGGGTCCGATTTTGGTTCTGGAACTAGCTTCGATTCTGTTACCGATTCCTGTACCAATTTCGGTTCAGGAACTAGTTTCGAtcctggaaccgattccgattttgGAACCGATTCCTATTCTGGAAATAATTCCAATTATGAAACTGATTAAGATTGTAGAACGGATTCTATTTCTGAAATCGATACAGACTTTGGAACCTGTGtctcggggttttttttttcaagtaaACCTTAAGCGAAGAGctgtattaaaaaaagaacttttcaataattcaaataaaaattacatacAAATTACTACATTGCTCAAACGTGTTGAATGCATGAATAAGCGCCACACTTCGGCTATTGCGCTGCGCAGTATACCTCGTACAAACAGCGTTGCTTAGGGCTATTCCTAGCGACGAGGGCCATCATCGGCAACGCCACATGCCGCACATGTAAAAACACAAGCACCGCGTCAGCTGTTTTCTTTGCTGCGTATGTATTGGTGTGAGCGCGGCGTTCAACGCATTTGCAAGCCGTCCGCCTGCAACCTGTTGCCATGACAACGACGCGCGTCAACAGCGGAACGTCACCGAATGCCCCATTCGTTTCCAAGGGGCAGGTCAGTGTAAACAACGCAAAGTGCGGGCGTTCGTGAATGCTCCGCTGTTGAAGAAATTGACGTTTTAAGCTGTGCTGAAGGAAGTAATTGGATTACCAGTAGTCAAgaagaaatggaaatggaagtgAACGCCGGCAAATTGGGTAAGCCGGGAACCGGTAAGGCGAGCTTTAAATTCAACTCCTCGAACGATGGGTAAGTAGAGTACGATATTGCTTCGTTGCTTTGTGTCTCTTCATCTTTTGGATTGTTCCGTTTTGTAGTGTCCTGTTGCGGCTTCACCATACCGTAAAGAACGAGACGGAAGGGACGGTGGTACGGATACGTTTCACAGCGGCCGGATTCACTGCGAACAACGAACGGCTGGTTGCAGCAGATCATCGGTAAGATGAGAAAAAGAAGCCCCATTTTGGCCGTAAAAGCAGCTAATAGTTCTTTTCCTTCGCTTTTAGGGACAATGTATTTGTGTTCGATTTGGTTGGCCAGCGGTTTTGGGCGGTTGCGGAGCAGCTCAAGCGCATAACCATCATCGAAGGACTCGTCGGTGGTAATCTAGTTGCCCTTGGCAGCAAGGACGGGATGGTGTTTATTCTTGATTTGGGTAAAGCTCTCCACTGCTCCAAGTATTTCTACCTGATTACTCATGTTGAGAtacaatttcctttttttgtacagATGAAAACAATTGCGCCCGGAAGCTGAATGCCCATCCGGGTCGGGTTGTGTATCTCGCCAGCTCCTCACCGAACCACGCCACCGCAAAGTTACGCTCGAAAGCAACCGGAATATCCTCACCGGCCGATGCATTTGAACGATACGATCGCACCTATCTGCTGGCAGCATCGCAGGACTGCGCCAAACTGTACTCGCGCGAAGACTTTGCCGAGCTGGCCTGCCTCCGGTACGGGCTGGCGGCGAACAACTCGTTCCGCCCGAACGCTTGGCACTGGTTCGGGGCACCTACCGGTCCAGCATTGATTACGCACAGCACCGAGGGGGTTGTCCGGGTGTACCGGCCCAACTTCAAACTCGTCAAAGAGCTAAACATCACACGGCTTATCGAGCTTTATCGTAAGAACACCCCAGCCCAAACGATCACCTTCGAGCGGCAGCGTTCTGAGAGCGCTGCAGAAGAGCCCGATAGTGTTGAGCTGACCGTAAAGCGTCTCACCGAAGCGATGGTATCGCCCGGTCGACGCATAACGACCGCCCAGCCCACTAAGGATGGGCAGTACTACGTGGCGTTGTGCGGACACAGCACGCTCGCCTTCCTTGCCCTCGACTCGTGGCTCGTCTGCCGGGTGGTTACGCTGTCCAATTTGTTTATCGCACAGTTTGCATTCCTGCCGGCCGGTGAGAGCGCCGGCAGTGGTCGTAGAGCACGCTGCTGCACACTCACCGTGCGTACCACGGGCAATGATTTAATGCTGCTAAATTTCGGCAACGATGCCGGCTGTCTCGACAATAATCCTTCCGTACTGCGACCGCTTGCgagtggcagtggtggtggtggtggtggtggtggtgtggtgcatAATTGCTATAAATTTGCCCTCGCTCCCAACGGGCGCATGCTGGCGAACGTTCTCGGCAGTGGTGAGGTGTTGCTGCACAACTTGGACCCGTACCGGCGGATCGAtgcagcagcatcggcaaTGGGACACCACCGGAAGGCGGCACGGAAAATTGAACGCCCCGGAAGCGGTACGTCGTCCTGCACGGGGAGTTTGGGTCGGCTACAGCGGTCACCACGCAAAGCGAAGCTAGAACAACAAATAAACGCCCTCCAGGTGCAGGTGAGTACGCTTTGGGGTGGGTGCCAGTTTTAAGGTTTTAGCATCCCACCTTCCCCGTGCTAAGCCTCGGTTCTGGCGGATatttggaatttattttgcatctaATTACATGACGTCCAAGCGACACCACGTCCGGTCGGTTTGGTGTAGTGATGGGCGCTCGAAATCAGCACTGAAACAATGTAACTAACTTCTATACGGGTACTGAATTCCAATCTGGAACCGATTCGGATGGGTAATCGATTTCGATGCAGGAACCGATACCGATGGGtaatcgatttcgattccgaaaccgattccgattctgaaaCCAACTTCAATTCTGGCACCGGTATTCATGGAACTGGAACTGAATTCCTTTCTGGAAACGATTTCGTTTACGAAACGAACGGTTTATGAAATTCTGATACCGATTCTGGAACTGAATTCGAATTTTCTGATTTGCGAGCCGATGCTGATTCTGGAATCGTCCACGATTCTTGAACTGAATGGAACTCTGGATCCAATTTAGATTTTGAAGTAGATTCCGGTTCTGGAGCTGAATTCGATTCtggaaatttcatttcatttcatttattgaaTCCATATTGAATGAATCCAATTATGGAACTGAATCcaattctggaatcgattctgtaTTCGGAACCAACTCCGTATCCGGAACTAATTTCGATATTCTGATCAATTCATCAACTGATTCCAGTACCAAATAAGATTCTGGAACCGATACTATGTGTGGAACCAAGTTGATACTAGAATAAATCCCGATTCTGAAAGCTATTCTGATTCTGGACCCGATTTCGATTCTATAATCGAttttgattctgattccgattctgaATCTGAACAAGATTCTGGAACCGATTTTAGCTCTGGATCAATTCCTATtttggaaccgattccgattcagGAACCGATTCCATATTCGGAATTGTTTCCAACTAATTTCAATATTAAAACCAATTTCGATTCAAGAACCTTTTCCAGAACCGAATATAATCCAGGAaccaattccaattctggaaccgattccaaGGACGAACCAATTTCGATACCAATGTCGATAGCCGATTGTTGATTGctgaagccgattccgaatcAAAGACCGATTCCGGACGtactctccggaatcgattccgataaatacttcatttttcccatcactaattcGATTTACATACATTTCATCCGCATTACAATTTAGTatctttttcctctctctatctctctctatctctctctatctctctctctctctctctctctctctctctctatctctctctctctctctatctctccctctttGCGTGTTTAATTTGCAGCTCTCGAAAACACTGCCCAAACATCGGCTGCTACCGATACTGCGGGAGTACGGCGAATATCCGGCCAAGCATCGAGCAACCATTTGGCGCACACTACTAGAGCTGCCGGGTGATCGGGCCAGCTACGCGGTACTGCTGAACCGCGGCTCCCATCCGTGCGTGGCCTCTTACGAGCAGCGATTTGCCGGGCTCGATCGGCGTACCGTGCGCAATCTAAAGCGTACCGTCTCCTGTCTGGCCCACTGGTGCCCAGCCTTCGGACTCATCGATTATCTGCCGAGCTTTGTGCTGCCGTTCGTCCGCCAGCAGCCAACCGATGCACTTGCCCTGTTCGAAACGGTGGCCACCGTGCTGATGAACCAGTGTCAGCACTGGTTCGAGTACGCACCGCTCGAACCGTTCAACTATCTGGCGATGGTCGAGAACGTGCTGGCCGACTGTGAGCCCCGGCTGATGGCATTCTACCGGCGGAATGGTGTCGCGCCGCGAACGTACGCAGTGCCGCTGATGGAGAGCGCGTTCGTGCGCTGCTGCAGTGGTGGAACCGATGGCGACAACCAGTGGCTAACGCTGTGGGATCACGTGCTGTCGAACGAGCCGTGCTTTGGCGTGTTTCTCGTCGCCGCGTACAGCAGCCTCCATCGGGGCACGCTGCTGAAGGCCACCGCCGACGGTGGATCAACAACGGTGGAACGGATATTCTTCCATCAATCGAGCGCGTTCGGCGATGTGCGGCGGTTGGTAGGGCGTGCGCACGACCTAATGGAACGTTGCACCGCTGCTGCCCATCCGAGGCACTACTTTAAACCCTTTACCCCGCTCAACATGCCGTCCACACTGCCGACCGTCAATGACGGGTGGAAACCGTCGTCTTGTGACAGTGCGGCCAGTAACGCTGTCGATTGTTTCTCGCCCGCTGGGGAAAGTGAGGAGCTTTCGGCACACTCCACCGCCTCTCCGACACCTTCCGGCGAGGCGGCTAATGCGTCGGAAAAGGGATCTTCCCACCGTACGTACGCGAGCTTTGCCAACTTTCCGCACAAGCTGACCGAAGTGCGGTGCACGGAAACGGACACGCTGCGAGCGGAACAGCGCCGGCTGGAGGGGAAAATTATCGAGCTGGAAAAGCTGGAGCACGGTCTGCGGGAGCGGCTGGCGAACGATCTGGTGCGGCAGGAGCATGAGCAGCGTGTGAAGGGTAAGTGCAGGTAAAAATCCACGCTCTGACGAAGCGTAACCGCCACGTGGATGTACGGCAAATGGAAAAGAACGTGGTGGAGTCATTGGCTCCCCGTTTTCAGCCCACCCTTCCCTCCCCCGGATTCAGGCTCATGAGCAATCAAGCTTAGTTGCCGGAGAAATGGGTTGGCCTTTCGGGGTGGTCATCTCGCAACACCGTGAGTGGCTCGGTGGAGGTGCCGAGTGGCCGTggggagttttgtttttaatcgtATTAAAGTCAACCGAAAACCGAGAAGCGTCCCCTTTTCGCCGCCCGCGGATGTTCCTTGTCCATTGTCCAGGCGCGATGGATGCATTGGCATGAAATAAGCGGCTTACGtgatgtgttgtgtgtgtgtgtgtttgttgcagCATGCGCGTACGTGCTTCTCATATGCTTTACAAAATCTTCTGAAAAGCGGCCATGttaaaaacacgttttacggGCAATTCTTGTCCATTATAGAGATAGGTTCTCTTGATGTATCGACGGTTCCACTCCAATTCCGGCTAGTGCGATTAGGACTCCGCCACCTCtgtccggaatcggaatcgtctGTAATCGTTCGGTACTGTTGAATTTGTCGGAATTGTCAGAATCTTTGGAATGTCGTCTgtaatcgtccggaatcgtctggaacgAATCACTGACCGGCCGGAATCTTCCAGTGTTGTCGGATTTGAATTGCTCAAATTGAACATCCGATCGTCGGTATTATCCAGAATCGTCAGATTTGTCGGAATTGTCGGAATCTTCGAGATTGTCTGTAAATGTCCGGAATTGAAAGATCTCCCCAAACCTCCATATATGACGGAATCTTTGAGATCGTCTGTAATTTTTTGGAATTGTCCGGAACTGTTGAATTTTTCGGAATTGTTGGAATTGTCTGTATTTTATAAATCGTCTGGAATTGCTGAATATTGTCCCGAATTGTGCAGAATCGTTTTGTACCGTCAGAATTATTGAAACCTTCAGAATCTTTGGATCAGCCGGAACCATCCGGAACAGTCGGATTTATCTGAATtatcggaatcgttcggaccGAATATCTGATCGCCGGAATCGTCCGTATCCGttggaatcgcccggaatcgtgtAGAATCGCTTGGAATCGTCTGTCGGAACTGTCGGATTATTGGAATCTTCAGGATCGTCTGTAATTGACCTGAATTGTCGAAGTTGTCGGAATTATAGGAAACGTCGGAATCTTCGGCATTCCGACGGCTCCGAACAAGTGGTGGgggctcggaatcggacctatccgattccgattccatgttcagaatcaattccggagccgattctgttGCTGGAACCGAATCCAATTCCAGacccgattccggaaccgattctgattccggagccgtttCCCATCCCAGAGCCTATTTCGGTTCTTgagctgattctgattcctGTATCGATTGCGGATACTGATTCCGAACCTactttccggaatcgattccaaaaaACTTCGGAACTAGCCGAGCTCGATACCgacaaaaacatcatttttcccatcactactccggacgattctgaACGAAtctggacgattccgaacggtTATGGACATGTCCGGACGTTTTCGACAATTTTGATTGACCCtctggaattggctccgattttttttctcgatcATATCCAACTCTAGCCCATTATTGGAGTACAATGGTTAGGGTGCGCACAATAACAGCTTAAAGTTATGGCGTTTTTCCTACCGAAACCGAATCCCAATGCGGAATAATTGCGACGTTTTGCAATATAAAGTTGAATGCGCCTATAAGCGCATTGGTTGCCTAGCTTTAAGCACTGGGCGCTCCCCTACCCCCTTTGCTACCAGGAATTTGCTACACAATTTCATGTCCAACAGCTTCCAGAAAATTGGATGTACCTCTCAATGAAAACATGGACCGCCGGATGTTGGCTGTCCCGGTAACACAAATACTGCTCCAGCAAATTGAGTGTGCTCCTTGGTAGTCAAGATTCCTGGCAACTTCCCTCTAGAATGTACCCATGTACCCTGGTGCTGTTTGTCTTTGGCAAAACCGGGGACATGCTGTCACTTAAATCTATATCATCAAATATGTATATTTTGTCTCTTCCCGGGAACTCACGACATAAAACATGTCGTTAAGGTTTAACAAGGCACTTGCATTTCCCTGAATTAGTAATACCAACAGAGTAGGCCGGCATACAGCAACtgtttctcaaaaaaaaaagcatgcgAAACGCGTTATTTGCCATTCTTCGAAACGGACAAAGAAGGATCGAAGTGTGCTGAAATGTTCTCAATATTCTTGGTCATCCTTCAACGCCCTTTCcctgatgctgatgatgatacaTCCGTGACGAGAAATCGAAGAAGACCTTCCTGGCAAGGTAGCTGCTAACACGCGCTGTTCGTTCGtttctccttttttccccGTAGCCGTGGAACGCAACCTCGAGGAAGCGATCGCCCGGGAGGAGCAGCGGGTCGAGATGCAGCGGaaattgttgctgctgcaccggAAGCAGCTGCGCGAGCGGGAAAACGAACTTTCGCTCGACGTGGCGAACGCGAAGCTCATCAACGACGCGACGGTGCGGGAGCGGGAGCTCGATGCGCTGCTGAACAAGTTTGCCCGTGAGGTAGGTCAGAATGGTTCGAATTCGTCCCTATTTTCCCCAGCGCGGTGGCAAAGAGTGTTtggtaaaaaaatgaatttctttgcgttcaatttccattcctttgggttttttttcttctttgctggTATCTATTCGGGGTTTCTTTGTGTGAAACTATCTGCGCCCTGTTTTCCTTCAATGCCCTTTTTTCTCCCAATCCCAATTTCCcagcgacaacgggaggaaacCGATCTGCTGTTTGCCGAGGAGGACATTAAGCTGAAGGAGCTGGAACTGTTGGGCCGGTATCGGACGGAACCCGACGCAGCGCGAGTGCGCCGGCCGCTCGATCAGCGGTACCAGGTGGCGCTTGAACAGCTGGCAGTGCAGAAGCTGAAACTTTACGACGAAATTGATCGGGTAAGTTTGGCTGGCCACCCGTGTTTAGCAAAGCGACCCCTACCAGGGAGGTTTTGTTTGAAGACAGGAGCAAGTTTTAATCGCGTATCGCGTACCGGTGCATACTACAGACATACTCGTCGCTCGGTATGCCGGCGGGAGCGAACGAGTACGCGTACCGGACGGTGTCGGAGCTGCGCAAGGTAGCGTCTGCTGCGGCGTATGGCAGCGAGCGACAGCGCGACAAGATGGAAGAGCGCCCCCGAGAACGGCTACCAGGGCTGATTGGAAGCGATTCCTCAAGTCAGGTAAAATAGTTCGTTTTGCGGTTTTTATGTGACGTATTTCGAATAAAATGGCTTCCTATTTTCTCACAACGGTTTTAGGTGTACGCGGACACGATACGGCGCATGGAGGAGCAGGTGAAGGTTTTGCAGCGCCTCAAAAATGACGTCCAAAGGAAATGAAGGTATCCGAACGTGGCCAATTtaagagtttgtgtgtgtgtgtgtgtgtgtctgtattaTTTTGTCTTTCGTAACAAAATTGGTACCATTTCCGAACGAAACAAGCACAAGAAATAGCCTCACATCATCCATAACTGATGACAGCGATGCCCGACTGCCccctaaaaaaacacacacacacacagacacactccaATGGCCCCCGGGATTGTGTGGCAGAGACGGGCAAATGCAAGCGATGAAAAATGCACTTGCCCCAGCACTGCTCTGTTGCACATATTTTATCCCATTTCTTGCTAGTTAGTTAGCCCATCTCGCCCATTCGTGTTACAATCCCCGGTTGGCAATGGTAAAGGGGCTTCGCAGGTGGTGGCAAGATCATCCCATAATAAAGATTTATTGCATGCCGAGTGCCAATTGGCacactgggggggggggggggggaggggtgtgGATCAAAACCCGGAGCGAACAAAAGTCCTGCACCGCACAAGGCGATCGGTATGACCTTTTTAGCTTTTCGAAGCCAAATGGTTCGGGATGATTCGGTGCAAACGGtgtccttcttcttctcgggacattcctgctgctgctgctgcttggtgCACTGATATACTATTCTTTTTGCAATCACCAGCTGGTGCTGGGTTACTTTCAACTTTCTTGCACTTTGCTTTGCCCATTCGATTGGGCGCAAAATCCTCCCCGCTGGTAAGGGAGCAAATCCACATGCCACACGATCCATACCGGTCGGTGTCGGTGGTGCGACCGAATGGGTTGAAATATTTGCATCACACATTTGGGGTTAATGATTAATAATGCTTCTAGCCCTGGAAAAAAAGATCCATGAAAGCGCTATTGGTGGATGAAGGAGGACAGTTTTTCGCTTTCGACCAGCTACACACCTCCATATGGTTCTTAACCCCGTTGCATTAGACCTCCGAAGCTTGGGAGGGGGAAAGGTCTGATAACACAATTCAACAATGGGCACGTAACTTGCACCAATTGCCACGTGGTTTTTGGTACGTTTGTTGCGATACGGCAGCTTTGCGGGATTTATTTTAGCAACGAGCTCGCATTAGCCGGAAGACGAGCGATCCGTGTACCCGAATCAGCTCTCCCGGTTCATTTCGTGTTCTCCGGTGGCAAATATGCAAAACGTGTTGCTATGGGTGAACATTATTACCATCAATCTCCTGGTTGGGATGACAAACAGACCCCGGTGGTTCGGGGTGAACTTTGGCACGTTTTATGCATTCACCGTGTGATGCTTCAATTTGCAAGAGCCAAGCAAAACATCAACCAGCAAACCGTGTCCACCGTGTCCATTGCACCCATTGCATCCATTGCCACACAGCTGCGATTATTTGAACTTCAATCACGTAATTTAATA encodes:
- the LOC121593390 gene encoding vacuolar protein sorting-associated protein 21, translated to MKAIEAKIVVLGSQGVGKTSLVVRYVSNVYTKEISPTIGASFFTCKVNLEDFKVKMQVWDTAGQERFKAMAPLYYRNANAALLVFDLTQYNSFNEIKGWVQELQRNVQEPMVLSLVGNKLDLEAKRAVSREEAMLYANSIGGNYFETSALHDQGIEQVFISIAVGLIKLSGEDVCSSLKRYESNDSLVLSGYSTRVNGVVQMGIPVENDSILSDGMGRLETPSWSRDHIAHGDEQRVGWCCY